The Candidatus Syntrophosphaera sp. DNA window GACGGGTCACCCTTCCTTGACGGCGTTAATCACTTCTCTATCCACTGTCTATCACTTGTCTATTGTAGACAAGTGATAGACAGTGGATAGTCAAGTGATAGGCAGGGTGAAGGGAGGGTGACCCGTGGGATTGTAACGAAATTCCCAACAAATCGCCTGCTGGCAAAAGCACTGATTGGTCTAATGCAGCGCAGCTTCATGCCCATATGCAGGGTGCAGCAGTCAGCCTCTGTTCCCGGGGCCAGGTCTTGACGCGGATATTGCTTGCTTCTTTCATGGAGATATTTGCCATCCGTCAAACTTACATCCGGCGTAACAATCTCTCTCCGATACAGATGGCATTACCCCACAAAAAAACGTAAAATATAATTTGGCAGGGCTGGCGTTTCTGCTTACAGTATGGGTATCACATACTAAAATACTAGGAGATACAAAATGAAACAGATAATAAAGATAACTTTACTGATGACGGCGGCGCTGCTTGTTTTGACAGCCTGTTCCGACAATTCGCAGATGACCCGTCCCGAAGATACCGCCCAGATCATCCCGGCGGACATGGTTTACGCTTCCTATCAGGTCCCCAGCCACAAAGGCCCCGCGCCTGAGATCGATTCCAACAACCCCCAATGGCTTGAACGCAACGTTGAAGCCGGCTACATGTTCGTTTCCAATGACAATTCCAATCTTTTCATATCCTATTACCTGTTCGACGGATGGCAAATGTCCGACATCCGCCTGTTCGTTTCCCAATCTTTCGCTGACCTGCCCAGGGACGGAAATGGCGTGCCCATCCCCCTGGATTTCAAATACCAGAGTTCTCTGGATAACTGTGAAAATGTGTTCACCTACACCATCCCGTTGGCCGATCTGGGCTTGGGACGGGGCGACAGCTTCGCCCTGGCCTCACAAACCGTAGTTGGCGACAGGGCACCCGGTCCCGTGACCGTCTGCAATTCCCGCCAGGCCGATTCCGAATGGTGGTTCGTGGGCCAAGGCAGGGTGCGGACGAACCTGAACGGCCCGATCACCATGGAAAGGGTGAGCCTGCCCGCAAACTCCGGCCAGACGGCTTGGATGTAAGGCTTGTGAACTGATCGCCCGTAAGAGATAGTCAAAATTCCGGGGCCGGATTTGGATCGAATGATCTGAACCGGCCCCAGATCTTTTTTGGGGTGAATGGGTGAACCCCTCCGGGGCCAAACCAATAAGTTGGAAAGAGAGGCGGGTCAGGCCACCAGGCCGAGCATGGCAAAGAAATGGCAGATGCTGCCGGCGAGCACGAAAAGATGCCAGACCGAGTGGTGGTAGGGCATTTTTTTATAGGCGTAGAAGACCACGCCCAGGGTGTAGCAGGCCCCGCCGGCCGCCAGCCAGATCAGGAAAGCCGGGGTCATCTGTTCCCGCAGTGGCTTGATCGCGATCAGGGCCATCCAGCCCATCAGGATGTAGATCAGCACGGAAAGCTTTTTAAGCCGGCCGATGGTGAAGATCTTGAGGTTGATGCCGGCGATCGCCAGGGCCCAGATCACTCCAAACATCGTCCAACCCCAGGCCCCGCGCATGACCCCGATGGTGACGGGAGTGTAGGTTCCCGCGATCAGCAGGAAGATCGAGCAGTGGTCGAGGATGCGGAAAAAGCGTTTGACCCTCGTCTGCGGAAAGGCGTGGTAGAGCGTGGAAGCCAGATAGAGGGTGATCAGGGTGGCGCCGTAGATGCTGAAGGAGACGATCTTCCAAGCGTCGCTCTGCCTGGCTGCGAAGACCACCAGAATCACCAGCGCCGCGATACTCAGCCCCACCCCGGTGCCATGGGTGATGCTGTTGGCGATCTCTTCGCCCAGGCTTTGTTTGGTGCCCAGGGGAACGCGGTCCAGCCAGCGTATCCGGTCCCGGCTCCCGGATCTAATGGGCATGTTTCTTCACAATCGGCTTATAGAGAGAAACGACCTCTTCTTCGATCGCTTCGGGAACCAGCCCGTGAATCGATTTCCCGGTCCAGACGCGATTGCGCACCTGGCTGGAGGATTCATAGGTGGGCTCGATCTCCAGGACCTGATGCCTGATCATTTTCAAAACACTCTCCCGCAGGGGATAACGGTGACGGGGGATGATCAGAAAGCTGAGGTTGTCGCGCAACCAGGCAAAATCGTGCCAGCTCTCCAGCCCGCCGATGTTGTCCGAGCCGATCACCCAGAGGAAATCCTTGTCCGGATGTTTGGCATACAGGCGCTTCATCAGGTCGGCGGTATAGCCGCTGCCTTCGGAATCGTCAGGCCAGGCTTCCATGCCAGGTTCGAGGACCGACTGCACGAGCCTGAAGCGGTTGGCAAAATCGAGCAACACCTTGTCTTGTTTGAAGTTATGGCGCGCGTTGGGCAGGAAAACGACGTTTGAGGCGGCTCCTAACTCCAGGATCTGGCGGGCGATGTGCAGATGGCCGTTGTGAATCGGGTCAAAACTGCCTCCCAGCAAGGCGTAACAGTTCATTTGAAGATCCTGGCCAGTTTTTTGCTTTCCTTCGAGCCGGGATACTTGGTCCTCAGAGCGTCGTAGGCCTCGCGGGCCGGTTCGTGCAGCTGCTGTCTGCGGAGCAGCAGAGCAGTATAGTAGAGGGATTCGCGGTCCAGGCGGTCACTATTCCCCAGTTCCGTCACCTCCCGGAAATACATCAGGGCGGAGCTGTAATCCTTCATCTTGAAATAGATGTAGCCATTGAGGAATTTCTTCTCGATCAGCTTGTACTGGGCTTTCTGGCTGTACTGAAGGGCCTCATCGTACCTGGCGTCGGTGGGGTACTTGCCGATGAATTTGCGAAAGGCGTCGATGGCGTGCAGGGTTTCGCTCTGGTCGTAATGGGCCGAGAGGGATTCCTCGAAGAGGCAGACCGCGGTGCGGAAGACTGCAGTGCTCACTTCCGGATGGTTGGGAAAGGCGTCTGCGAATTCGGAATAGGCAAGCCTGGCGTCAGTGAAGCGGTTCAGCCTGAAATAGCTGTCTCCCTGGCGCATCAAGGCATGGGCTGTTGAGGCAGAGGCGCGTTCGAAATAGACCTCGCCATAGAGTTCCGCGGCCCGGGCGTATTTTCCCCTGGCGAAGAGCTCATCCGCCCGGAGCAGTTTTTGTTCGGTGTTCAGAAAGGTCTTGTTGGATGAGCAGGCTCCCAGCACAAGCAGCGCCAGGAGAGGGATCAGAGCATATATTTTCATTGGGGGGGGATCCTTTGTCATTCGGTGGTCCAAAGCAGATAGATGAGGGATGCAAGGGCCGTGGTGGCCAGAACGGGTTCGAACCATTTTAGGGTGCTAAGAGGCTGGTCATTCGATCCGCTGGCACGGTCCATGAAAGAGAGGCTGTCGATCCGCTCCAGACGGTTGCCGGGCAGGGTTAGCTGCCTCACCTGGAAAGTGTGGAGGGGATAGCGCTGCCTGTGATAGGAAAGGAAACTTTTACGCTCGACGGTGGTGCCGCCCAGTTCCATGGTCACCCTCACCAGGTTGAAGCTTGCCAGTGCATGGGGCGCGAAACCCGACTGCCACAGCGAATCGGCGGTAAAGGAATCAGGCCCGTCCGGATCACGTTCACGCAGATCGGCACCCTTTTCCAGCAGCAGCCTGCGGATCCTGAAATCCAAAGCGGAGGTCAGATCTCCGGCCTGGACTTCCAGCAGGATGGGGCTGCCGATATCGATGAGTTCAACGATCCGGGCGCTGATCAGGTCCGGTTCCATCGGGGGAAGGTCCTCGGCCAGGCAGAGCTGGCAAAAGGCCAGAAACAGGAGCAGGAGCAGAAACCTGGGCATCTA harbors:
- a CDS encoding hemolysin III family protein, coding for MPIRSGSRDRIRWLDRVPLGTKQSLGEEIANSITHGTGVGLSIAALVILVVFAARQSDAWKIVSFSIYGATLITLYLASTLYHAFPQTRVKRFFRILDHCSIFLLIAGTYTPVTIGVMRGAWGWTMFGVIWALAIAGINLKIFTIGRLKKLSVLIYILMGWMALIAIKPLREQMTPAFLIWLAAGGACYTLGVVFYAYKKMPYHHSVWHLFVLAGSICHFFAMLGLVA
- the nadD gene encoding nicotinate (nicotinamide) nucleotide adenylyltransferase is translated as MNCYALLGGSFDPIHNGHLHIARQILELGAASNVVFLPNARHNFKQDKVLLDFANRFRLVQSVLEPGMEAWPDDSEGSGYTADLMKRLYAKHPDKDFLWVIGSDNIGGLESWHDFAWLRDNLSFLIIPRHRYPLRESVLKMIRHQVLEIEPTYESSSQVRNRVWTGKSIHGLVPEAIEEEVVSLYKPIVKKHAH
- the bamD gene encoding outer membrane protein assembly factor BamD; this translates as MKIYALIPLLALLVLGACSSNKTFLNTEQKLLRADELFARGKYARAAELYGEVYFERASASTAHALMRQGDSYFRLNRFTDARLAYSEFADAFPNHPEVSTAVFRTAVCLFEESLSAHYDQSETLHAIDAFRKFIGKYPTDARYDEALQYSQKAQYKLIEKKFLNGYIYFKMKDYSSALMYFREVTELGNSDRLDRESLYYTALLLRRQQLHEPAREAYDALRTKYPGSKESKKLARIFK